A portion of the Permianibacter fluminis genome contains these proteins:
- a CDS encoding gamma carbonic anhydrase family protein, with translation MRYAFEDRVPELIGSEHYLAPSAAIIGSVRLHHQVSVWFNAVIRADNDVITIGERSNVQDGAVLHTDPGLPLTVGAGVTIGHKVMLHGCTIGDGALIGMNAVVLNGARIGREVLIGANTLIAEGKEIPDGVLVLGSPGRVVRELTSEERAKLAWPAQVYVAKIARYLAGCRPLSD, from the coding sequence ATGCGTTATGCCTTTGAAGACCGTGTGCCGGAGCTGATCGGCAGCGAGCATTACCTGGCGCCCAGCGCGGCAATCATCGGCTCGGTGCGGCTGCACCATCAGGTCAGCGTCTGGTTCAATGCCGTGATTCGGGCCGACAATGATGTGATCACCATCGGTGAGCGCTCCAACGTTCAGGACGGTGCCGTGCTGCATACCGATCCCGGTCTGCCGCTGACGGTCGGTGCCGGCGTCACCATCGGCCACAAGGTCATGTTGCACGGCTGCACGATTGGCGATGGTGCCCTGATCGGCATGAACGCCGTGGTCCTGAACGGTGCCCGGATTGGCCGCGAGGTCCTGATCGGCGCCAATACCCTGATCGCCGAAGGCAAGGAGATTCCGGACGGCGTGCTGGTACTGGGGTCTCCGGGCCGGGTTGTGCGAGAACTGACCAGCGAGGAACGGGCCAAACTGGCATGGCCGGCGCAGGTCTACGTTGCTAAAATCGCCCGCTACCTGGCTGGTTGCCGACCTCTGTCTGATTGA
- a CDS encoding DUF4826 family protein, translated as MSTPANAMPTAAEKEKFSREWSQAEYARAMRHLLNQGYGETRLLQPTSRVLPPLVAVWHFEVKLDGKRSKLWVVSGADLPVDHVAETAAPNARDALRHFYLTWQLKAAQLEQRLADNKVDVGNPALQSDYMNSLQRGSERLFQVVNEDRLWPEFQQA; from the coding sequence ATGAGCACGCCCGCCAACGCCATGCCGACTGCGGCTGAAAAAGAGAAATTCAGCCGCGAGTGGAGCCAGGCCGAATACGCTCGGGCCATGCGCCATTTGCTGAATCAAGGCTATGGTGAAACCCGTTTGCTGCAACCGACCAGCCGGGTGTTGCCGCCCTTGGTCGCGGTCTGGCATTTCGAAGTCAAACTCGACGGCAAGCGCAGCAAGCTGTGGGTGGTGTCGGGTGCCGATCTGCCGGTTGATCACGTGGCTGAAACCGCGGCACCGAACGCCCGCGATGCGCTGCGCCATTTTTACCTGACCTGGCAATTGAAAGCGGCGCAACTGGAGCAGCGTTTGGCCGACAACAAGGTCGACGTCGGCAATCCAGCCTTGCAATCCGACTACATGAACTCGCTGCAACGCGGTTCCGAGCGGCTGTTCCAGGTCGTCAACGAAGATCGCCTGTGGCCGGAATTCCAGCAGGCATAA
- a CDS encoding transglutaminase-like domain-containing protein codes for MSWHGQAVGRQQETLRQLPTGEWLVELTLTVEATVRDAPLRYQETEQMQFAATPPYRLLRGQWQRQQNALLAKVQYENGANELTGSRTIAEQHSALRQPALDFGMADYYAASALVRQGAAVGSRQALKRLNSETLQLFDDEVTVLETGSRWFGTPYRLSWKRAGERWQAEWLFSAGGMPLAMNVGDAIRLELADAEVAPAPQDLYLGRTIHADRALGRAREVVSLQLRWPQTVSLPLTSSPGQTTLPGFVRTDNRQPGLLAPLLEWQAALAPEPRYSPADERLQLVAKQLVQGAADDHDKVSRLLNFVSQHLRQQDVLTDQTAADIFRSRRGDCTEFSQLFVALARAAAMPAREVSGLVYLGDEVQGFGGHSWAEVIVDGRWLAVDPMWNLLPVSGTHLRMGSGDEGALAAALARRDLQFSVEQISYR; via the coding sequence TTGTCCTGGCACGGACAGGCGGTCGGTCGGCAACAGGAAACGCTGCGGCAATTGCCAACCGGTGAATGGCTGGTGGAGCTGACGCTGACCGTCGAAGCCACGGTGCGCGATGCGCCGCTGCGCTATCAGGAAACCGAGCAAATGCAATTTGCCGCGACGCCGCCGTATCGGTTGCTGCGCGGACAATGGCAGCGCCAGCAAAATGCGCTGCTGGCGAAGGTGCAATATGAGAACGGCGCCAACGAGCTGACCGGCAGTCGCACTATCGCCGAGCAGCACAGTGCGCTGCGGCAACCGGCGCTGGATTTCGGCATGGCCGATTATTACGCCGCCAGTGCGCTGGTTCGGCAGGGCGCCGCAGTCGGTAGCCGTCAGGCACTGAAACGACTCAACAGCGAAACCTTGCAGCTATTTGATGACGAAGTGACCGTACTCGAAACCGGTTCACGCTGGTTTGGCACGCCGTATCGTCTGTCGTGGAAACGCGCCGGTGAGCGCTGGCAGGCCGAATGGTTGTTCAGCGCCGGTGGCATGCCACTGGCAATGAATGTCGGCGATGCGATCCGATTGGAGTTGGCGGATGCCGAGGTGGCGCCAGCGCCTCAGGATCTGTATCTCGGCCGCACCATACACGCCGATCGCGCGCTCGGCCGCGCGCGCGAAGTGGTCAGCCTGCAATTGCGTTGGCCGCAAACGGTCAGCCTGCCGCTGACCAGCAGTCCCGGCCAAACGACGCTGCCCGGCTTTGTTCGCACCGACAATCGCCAGCCCGGTCTGCTGGCGCCGCTGCTGGAATGGCAGGCCGCACTGGCGCCGGAGCCGCGTTATTCCCCGGCGGATGAGCGCTTGCAACTGGTTGCCAAACAACTGGTGCAGGGCGCTGCCGATGATCACGACAAGGTGTCGCGCCTGCTCAATTTTGTCAGCCAGCATTTGCGCCAGCAGGATGTGCTGACCGACCAGACCGCCGCTGATATTTTCCGTAGCCGCCGCGGCGACTGCACCGAATTCAGTCAGCTGTTTGTGGCACTGGCGCGCGCCGCCGCGATGCCGGCGCGCGAAGTCTCGGGGCTGGTATATCTCGGAGATGAAGTGCAGGGTTTTGGTGGCCACAGCTGGGCTGAAGTGATCGTTGACGGTCGTTGGCTGGCGGTCGATCCGATGTGGAATTTGCTGCCGGTTTCCGGCACCCATTTGCGCATGGGCAGCGGTGATGAAGGTGCCTTGGCAGCCGCGCTGGCGCGCCGCGATTTGCAGTTTTCAGTCGAACAGATTTCCTACCGCTGA